The following proteins come from a genomic window of Miscanthus floridulus cultivar M001 chromosome 2, ASM1932011v1, whole genome shotgun sequence:
- the LOC136538234 gene encoding proteasome subunit beta type-2: MECVLGVVGRDFAVVAADTSAVQSILVHKTDEDKVMVLDSHKLMGASGEPGDRVQFTEFIQKNLHLYQFRNTIPLSTAAAANFTRGELATALRKNPYMVNIILGGYDKDVGASLYYMDYIATLHKIDKGAFGYGSYFCLSLMDKLYHPDMTVEEAVDLVDKCIKEIRLRLVVAPQNFVIKIVDKDGAREYARRELVHNAPVEAATTVAA, translated from the exons ATGGAGTGCGTTTTGGGCGTGGTTGGCCGCGACTTCGCGGTGGTGGCGGCCGACACCTCCGCCGTGCAGAGCATCCTCGTCCACAAGACCGACGAGGACAAGGTGATGGTCCTCGACTCGCACAAGCTGATGGGCGCTTCAGGGGAGCCTGGTGACCG GGTGCAATTTACGGAGTTCATACAGAAGAACCTCCACCTGTACCAGTTCCGCAACACCATCCCGCTctcaaccgccgccgccgccaacttCACACGCGGCGAGCTCGCCACAGCCCTTCGCAAG AATCCATATATGGTCAATATTATTCTTGGTGGTTATGATAAGGATGTTGGCGCTTCCCTGTACTACATGGACTACATTGCAACCTTGCACAAGATTGACAAGGGTGCTTTTGGGTACGGATCATATTTCTGCTTGTCTCTGATGGACAAGTTGTACCACCCGGACATGACTGTTGAGGAAGCAGTAGATCTTGTTGACAAGTGCATTAAGGAGATTCGGCTGCGATTGGTTGTTGCGCCCCAGAACTTTGTGATCAAGATTGTCGACAAGGACGGGGCGAGGGAGTACGCGAGGCGTGAACTCGTCCACAATGCACCTGTTGAAGCTGCAACCACAGTTGCCGCCTGA
- the LOC136520126 gene encoding chloride channel protein CLC-d-like isoform X2 gives MLSGVEHDVPDGIGMARLAWTRLPTADGERAGPSISAAADVELLSAAAIESLDYEVIENYAYREEQAQRSKFWVPYYVMLKWLFSLLIGVGTGLAAIFINLAVENFSGWKYTATFAIIKHSYFLGFFVYTVFNLALVFSSVYIVTNFAPAAAGSGIPEIKGYLNGVDTHGILLFRTLVGKIFGSIGSVGGGLALGKEGPLVHTGACIASLLGQGGSAKYHLSSRWVRIFESDRDRRDLVTCGCAAGVAAAFRAPVGGVLFALEEVTSWWRSHLMWRVFFTSAVVAVVVRSAMNWCNSGKCGHFGAGGFIIWDISGGQEDYSYQELFPMAIIGVIGGLLGALFNQLTLYITKWRRTYLHKKGKRVQIFEACLISLVTSTISFVLPLLRKCSPCPQLDTNSGIECPHPPGTDGNFVNFYCSKDREYNDLATIFFNTQDDAIRNLFSAKTFHEYSAQSLITFLVMFYSLAVVTFGIAVPAGQFVPGIMIGSTYGRLVGMFVVKFYKKLSIEEGTYALLGAASFLGGSMRMTVSLCVIMVEITNNLKLLPLIMLVLLVSKAVGDFFNEGLYEEQARLRGIPLLDSRPKQVMRNMKARDACKNQKVVCLPRVSRVVDIIFVLRTNKHNGFPVVDRGQNGESLVIGLILRSHLLVPLQAKVDFQNSPFPCGPGVLNRHNFSDFVKPASSKGKSIDDIHLTEDELGLYLDLAPFLNPSPYIVPEDMSLAKVYNLFRQLGLRHIFVVPRPSRVVGLITRKDLLLEEDSNNDVMAELQSTSEFAERQNARW, from the exons ATGCTCTCCGGCGTCGAGCACGACGTCCCCGACGGAATCGGGATGGCGCGGCTCGCGTGGAcgcgcctccccaccgccgaCGGGGAGAGGGCGGGGCCCTCCATTTCTGCGGCCGCGGACGTCGAGCTCTTATCCGCCGCCGCCATCGAGAGCCTCGACTACGAGGTCATCGAGAACTACGCGTACCGGGAGGAGCAG GCGCAGCGGAGCAAGTTCTGGGTGCCCTACTACGTCATGCTCAAGTGGCTGTTCTCTCTGCTGATCGGCGTTG GTACTGGATTAGCTGCTATATTCATAAACCTGGCTGTTGAGAACTTCTCTGGATGGAAATATACTGCGACATTTGCTATAATAAAGCACTcatattttttgggattcttcGTGTACACAGTTTTCAATTTAGCCCTGGTCTTCTCTTCTGTATATATAGTCACAAACTTTGCTCCAGCAGCTGCTGGATCTGGTATTCCAGAGATTAAAGGTTACTTAAATG GAGTGGATACACATGGAATCCTCCTTTTCAGGACATTAGTTGGGAAG ATCTTTGGGAGCATTGGATCAGTTGGAGGTGGATTGGCTCTAGGAAAAGAAGGACCTCTTGTTCATACTGGGGCCTGCATTGCTTCGCTTCTTGGACAA GGTGGATCTGCAAAGTACCACTTGAGTTCTAGGTGGGTACGGATTTTTGAAAGCGATCGTGATAGGCGAGACCTT GTGACATGTGGATGTGCAGCTGGAGTTGCTGCAGCGTTCAGAGCTCCTGTTGGTGGGGTACTATTCGCCTTAGAGGAAGTTACTTCCTG GTGGAGAAGTCATCTTATGTGGAGAGTATTCTTCACATCTGCTGTGGTGGCCGTTGTGGTGCGTTCAGCCATGAATTGGTGCAACAGTGGAAAATGTGGTCATTTTGGAGCTGGAGGTTTTATAATCTGGGACATATCTGG AGGTCAAGAAGATTACTCATATCAGGAACTGTTTCCTATGGCAATTATTGGTGTTATTGGTGGACTTCTTG GGGCATTATTTAATCAACTCACCCTGTATATAACTAAATGGCGGCGAACGTATCTTCATAAGAAAGGGAAACGAGTCCAA ATCTTTGAAGCCTGCCTTATATCTTTGGTAACATCCACGATTTCCTTTGTGTTACCACTACTGAGGAAATGCAGCCCATGCCCTCAGTTAGATACTAATTCTGGCATCGAATGCCCTCATCCACCTGGCACAGATGGGAATTTTGTTAAC TTCTATTGTTCAAAAGATAGAGAGTACAATGATCTAGCAACCATTTTCTTCAATACTCAG GATGATGCAATACGTAATCTTTTCAGTGCAAAAACATTCCATGAATACAGTGCACAAAGCCTGATTACCTTCCTG GTCATGTTTTATTCCTTAGCTGTTGTGACATTCGGAATTGCAGTTCCGGCTGGCCAGTTCGTTCCAGGAATAATGATTGGATCTACATATGGAAGGCTTGTTGGAATGTTTGTTGTCAAGTTCTATAAGAAACTAAGCATTGAGGAGGGCAC GTATGCACTCCTTGGTGCTGCATCGTTTCTCGGAGGTTCAATGAGAATGACTGTATCTTTATGTGTTATCATGGTTGAGATTACAAACAACTTGAAACTCTTGCCATTGATCATGCTTGTTCTTCTAGTTTCTAAG GCGGTTGGTGACTTCTTTAATGAAGGGTTATATGAAGAGCAAGCCCGATTAAGGGGCATCCCTTTACTGGACTCCAGGCCTAAGCAAGTCATGAGAAATATGAAAGCAAGGGATGCGTGCAAGAATCAAAAG GTTGTCTGCCTACCACGTGTTTCAAGGGTCGTTGATATCATTTTCGTTTTGCGAACCAACAAGCATAATGGTTTCCCT GTTGTTGACCGTGGGCAGAATGGCGAGTCACTTGTCATAGGTCTTATACTTCGTAG CCACTTACTGGTACCTCTACAAGCTAAAGTAGATTTCCAGAACAGTCCTTTCCCTTGTGGGCCAGGCGTACTGAAcag GCACAATTTTAGTGACTTTGTTAAACCAGCATCAAGTAAAGGAAAGTCAATTGATGATATTCATTTGACAGAGGATGAACTGGGGTTGTATTTGGATCTTGCCCCATTTTTAAATCCTTCACCATACATAGTGCCAGAGGACATGTCGTTGGCAAAG GTGTACAATCTCTTCCGTCAACTTGGATTGAGACATATATTTGTTGTTCCTAGGCCTTCTCGTGTTGTAGGATTGATAACCAGAAAAGATTTGTTACTTGAG GAGGATAGCAACAACGATGTGATGGCAGAGCTCCAATCGACGAGT GAGTTTGCTGAACGGCAAAATGCTCGGTGGTAA
- the LOC136538235 gene encoding non-specific lipid transfer protein GPI-anchored 5-like, protein MAAQSWLLAASATVALLVAAASAQSGGSSSDDCTSALVSLSPCMDYISGNGTSAPSASCCSQLKSVVQSEPQCLCAALGSDGASTSLGGVTIDRSRALGLPAACNVQTPPASQCNGSSGGGSKATPSLPSGGASLRGPAGLVIGLVAAAVYAVAAA, encoded by the exons ATGGCGGCGCAGTCCTGGCTCCTGGCCGCGTCGGCCACGGTCGCTCTGCTGGTCGCGGCGGCGTCCGCGCAgtccggcggcagcagcagcgacgACTGCACGTCGGCGCTGGTGAGCCTGTCCCCGTGCATGGACTACATCAGCGGCAATGGCACGTCGGCGCCCAGCGCCTCGTGCTGCTCGCAGCTCAAGAGCGTGGTGCAGTCCGAGCCGCAGTGCCTGTGCGCCGCCCTCGGCAGCGACGGCGCCTCGACCTCCCTCGGCGGCGTCACCATCGACCGGTCGCGCGCGCTCGGCCTCCCCGCGGCTTGCAACGTCCAGACCCCGCCCGCCAGCCAGTGCAACG GGTCGTCGGGCGGCGGATCGAAGGCGACGCCTTCCCTGCCATCTGGTGGTGCGTCGCTCCGGGGGCCGGCGGGTCTTGTGATCGGGCTCGTCGCGGCTGCGGTTTACGCCGTGGCAGCTGCGTGA
- the LOC136520126 gene encoding chloride channel protein CLC-d-like isoform X1 has protein sequence MLSGVEHDVPDGIGMARLAWTRLPTADGERAGPSISAAADVELLSAAAIESLDYEVIENYAYREEQAQRSKFWVPYYVMLKWLFSLLIGVGTGLAAIFINLAVENFSGWKYTATFAIIKHSYFLGFFVYTVFNLALVFSSVYIVTNFAPAAAGSGIPEIKGYLNGVDTHGILLFRTLVGKIFGSIGSVGGGLALGKEGPLVHTGACIASLLGQGGSAKYHLSSRWVRIFESDRDRRDLVTCGCAAGVAAAFRAPVGGVLFALEEVTSWWRSHLMWRVFFTSAVVAVVVRSAMNWCNSGKCGHFGAGGFIIWDISGGQEDYSYQELFPMAIIGVIGGLLGALFNQLTLYITKWRRTYLHKKGKRVQIFEACLISLVTSTISFVLPLLRKCSPCPQLDTNSGIECPHPPGTDGNFVNFYCSKDREYNDLATIFFNTQDDAIRNLFSAKTFHEYSAQSLITFLVMFYSLAVVTFGIAVPAGQFVPGIMIGSTYGRLVGMFVVKFYKKLSIEEGTYALLGAASFLGGSMRMTVSLCVIMVEITNNLKLLPLIMLVLLVSKAVGDFFNEGLYEEQARLRGIPLLDSRPKQVMRNMKARDACKNQKVVCLPRVSRVVDIIFVLRTNKHNGFPVVDRGQNGESLVIGLILRSHLLVPLQAKVDFQNSPFPCGPGVLNRHNFSDFVKPASSKGKSIDDIHLTEDELGLYLDLAPFLNPSPYIVPEDMSLAKVYNLFRQLGLRHIFVVPRPSRVVGLITRKDLLLEEDSNNDVMAELQSTSVRSLLNGKMLGGNVHLERPLLDNVVIE, from the exons ATGCTCTCCGGCGTCGAGCACGACGTCCCCGACGGAATCGGGATGGCGCGGCTCGCGTGGAcgcgcctccccaccgccgaCGGGGAGAGGGCGGGGCCCTCCATTTCTGCGGCCGCGGACGTCGAGCTCTTATCCGCCGCCGCCATCGAGAGCCTCGACTACGAGGTCATCGAGAACTACGCGTACCGGGAGGAGCAG GCGCAGCGGAGCAAGTTCTGGGTGCCCTACTACGTCATGCTCAAGTGGCTGTTCTCTCTGCTGATCGGCGTTG GTACTGGATTAGCTGCTATATTCATAAACCTGGCTGTTGAGAACTTCTCTGGATGGAAATATACTGCGACATTTGCTATAATAAAGCACTcatattttttgggattcttcGTGTACACAGTTTTCAATTTAGCCCTGGTCTTCTCTTCTGTATATATAGTCACAAACTTTGCTCCAGCAGCTGCTGGATCTGGTATTCCAGAGATTAAAGGTTACTTAAATG GAGTGGATACACATGGAATCCTCCTTTTCAGGACATTAGTTGGGAAG ATCTTTGGGAGCATTGGATCAGTTGGAGGTGGATTGGCTCTAGGAAAAGAAGGACCTCTTGTTCATACTGGGGCCTGCATTGCTTCGCTTCTTGGACAA GGTGGATCTGCAAAGTACCACTTGAGTTCTAGGTGGGTACGGATTTTTGAAAGCGATCGTGATAGGCGAGACCTT GTGACATGTGGATGTGCAGCTGGAGTTGCTGCAGCGTTCAGAGCTCCTGTTGGTGGGGTACTATTCGCCTTAGAGGAAGTTACTTCCTG GTGGAGAAGTCATCTTATGTGGAGAGTATTCTTCACATCTGCTGTGGTGGCCGTTGTGGTGCGTTCAGCCATGAATTGGTGCAACAGTGGAAAATGTGGTCATTTTGGAGCTGGAGGTTTTATAATCTGGGACATATCTGG AGGTCAAGAAGATTACTCATATCAGGAACTGTTTCCTATGGCAATTATTGGTGTTATTGGTGGACTTCTTG GGGCATTATTTAATCAACTCACCCTGTATATAACTAAATGGCGGCGAACGTATCTTCATAAGAAAGGGAAACGAGTCCAA ATCTTTGAAGCCTGCCTTATATCTTTGGTAACATCCACGATTTCCTTTGTGTTACCACTACTGAGGAAATGCAGCCCATGCCCTCAGTTAGATACTAATTCTGGCATCGAATGCCCTCATCCACCTGGCACAGATGGGAATTTTGTTAAC TTCTATTGTTCAAAAGATAGAGAGTACAATGATCTAGCAACCATTTTCTTCAATACTCAG GATGATGCAATACGTAATCTTTTCAGTGCAAAAACATTCCATGAATACAGTGCACAAAGCCTGATTACCTTCCTG GTCATGTTTTATTCCTTAGCTGTTGTGACATTCGGAATTGCAGTTCCGGCTGGCCAGTTCGTTCCAGGAATAATGATTGGATCTACATATGGAAGGCTTGTTGGAATGTTTGTTGTCAAGTTCTATAAGAAACTAAGCATTGAGGAGGGCAC GTATGCACTCCTTGGTGCTGCATCGTTTCTCGGAGGTTCAATGAGAATGACTGTATCTTTATGTGTTATCATGGTTGAGATTACAAACAACTTGAAACTCTTGCCATTGATCATGCTTGTTCTTCTAGTTTCTAAG GCGGTTGGTGACTTCTTTAATGAAGGGTTATATGAAGAGCAAGCCCGATTAAGGGGCATCCCTTTACTGGACTCCAGGCCTAAGCAAGTCATGAGAAATATGAAAGCAAGGGATGCGTGCAAGAATCAAAAG GTTGTCTGCCTACCACGTGTTTCAAGGGTCGTTGATATCATTTTCGTTTTGCGAACCAACAAGCATAATGGTTTCCCT GTTGTTGACCGTGGGCAGAATGGCGAGTCACTTGTCATAGGTCTTATACTTCGTAG CCACTTACTGGTACCTCTACAAGCTAAAGTAGATTTCCAGAACAGTCCTTTCCCTTGTGGGCCAGGCGTACTGAAcag GCACAATTTTAGTGACTTTGTTAAACCAGCATCAAGTAAAGGAAAGTCAATTGATGATATTCATTTGACAGAGGATGAACTGGGGTTGTATTTGGATCTTGCCCCATTTTTAAATCCTTCACCATACATAGTGCCAGAGGACATGTCGTTGGCAAAG GTGTACAATCTCTTCCGTCAACTTGGATTGAGACATATATTTGTTGTTCCTAGGCCTTCTCGTGTTGTAGGATTGATAACCAGAAAAGATTTGTTACTTGAG GAGGATAGCAACAACGATGTGATGGCAGAGCTCCAATCGACGAGTGTAAG GAGTTTGCTGAACGGCAAAATGCTCGGTGGTAATGTACACCTGGAACGTCCTCTTCTTGACAATGTAGTGATTGAATAG